A section of the Cuculus canorus isolate bCucCan1 unplaced genomic scaffold, bCucCan1.pri scaffold_153_arrow_ctg1, whole genome shotgun sequence genome encodes:
- the LOC128850662 gene encoding olfactory receptor 14A16-like, protein MSNSSSITQFLLLAFADTRELQLLHFWLFLGIYLAALLGNGLIITTIACDHHLHIPMYFFLLNLSFLDLGSISTTLPKSMANSLWDTRTISYMGCVAQVFFVLFFFAAEYFLLTVMSYDRYVAICKPLHYGTLLGSRACVHMAAAAWGAGFLTALLHTANTFSLSLCQGNAVDQFFCEIPQILKLSCSDAAMREFGLLVFSVFLAFGCFVFIVVSYVQIFRSVLRIPSEQGRHKAFSTCLPHLAVVSLFVSTAVFAYLKPHSFSHPSTDLVVSFLYAVVPPAVNPLIYSMRIKDLKDAVWELITVRICGAINS, encoded by the coding sequence atgtccaacagcagctccatcacccagttcctcctcctggcattcgcagacacacgggagctgcagctcttgcacttctggctcttcctgggcatctacctggctgccctcctgggcaacggcctcatcatcaccaccattgcctgtgaccaccacctccacatccccatgtacttcttcctcctcaacctctcctTCCTCgacctgggatccatctccacTACTTTGCCTAAATCcatggccaattccctctgggaCACCAGGACTATCTCCTACATGGGATGTGTTGCCCAGGTCTTCTTTGTGTTGTTCTTTTTTGCTgcagagtattttcttctcacggtcatgtcctacgaccgctacgttgccatctgcaaacccctgcactacgggaccctcctgggcagcagagcttgtgtccacatggcagcagctgcctggggcgctgggtttctcactgctctgctgcacacggccaatacattttccctgtccctctgccaGGGTAATGCTGtggaccagttcttctgtgaaatcccacagatcctcaagctctcctgctcgGATGCTGCCATGAGGGAGTTTGGGCTTCTTGTGTTTAGTGTCTTTTTAgcatttggctgttttgttttcattgtagtgtcctatgtgcagatcttcaggtcagtgctgaggatcccctctgagcagggacggcacaaagccttttccacgtgcctccctcacctggccgtggtctccctGTTTGTCAGCACTGCCGTGTTTGCCTACCTGAAACCTCACTCCTTCTCGCACCCATCCACAGACTTAGTGGTGTCATTTCTATATGCAGTGGTTCCTCCAGCAGTGAATCCTCTCATCTACAGCATGAGGATCAAGGAcctcaaggatgcagtgtgggaACTTATAACTGTAAGGATCTGTGGTGCAATAAATTCCTGA